The Streptomyces sp. NBC_01255 genome window below encodes:
- a CDS encoding D-alanyl-D-alanine carboxypeptidase family protein — MAGESPDKAEQQGSSEQTAASGGGRDPRLSVLRESESSVASQSPSQSAVQVDQPTAVFKTLAPRTSEDDVPKPEASPKSAASPSASPSPSASSDEPESARLKAAVAAWVASADDEDSESESEPASAPEPEDAVETDAPADEDADEESADEADEEPGDEPADEQVDASVDASVEGKAPVESWFAARKPSEAEKSAADDEPTSDEPTSTSDEPADDEPADDEPVDQPTAMFKIVRPPVAPAVDQPTTALKLPPGLREDSDSERTSTFVPLRADIPAERKAEAAQEAPKPPKAQEAPKAPVPAPKAAAGAPKAPAAAEPAPAPVPPASLVEAERTRQQPLPPLPPLDLLAELTNTPPPKPNALRTTARRVRIWTPLVVLLLIVFAIVQMVRPLPAPALTLSASPTFTFGGGELKLPWPTEGQGAVEVEGVGSMGLYGPQKPAPIASVTKTMTAYVILRDHPLKGSQKGPEIEIDQKAADQGKAEHESTAAVQVGQTYTEKELLELLMIPSANNVARLLARWDAGSEAAFVEKMNAAAKDLGMTQSTYTDPSGLLDSTVSTPQDQLKLAKAVMQYDVFREIVNMPNVTVDGIPGRIENNNNILLEPGVSGIKTGSSTPAGGNLLWSANTVVDGQTRRILGIVMGAKDADQLGEKLQLAIDNSLKIIQQAQKDVTSAAVVRKGQVLGYIDDGLGGRTPVVATKELKAIGWPGLQVKLALTDGGKAVPRSGKAGDVVGQVSIGTGVGKVSAPVALQADLVEPGFDKKLTRVG, encoded by the coding sequence GTGGCGGGCGAGTCCCCCGACAAGGCGGAGCAGCAGGGGTCGTCGGAACAGACGGCGGCTTCGGGCGGCGGCCGGGATCCTCGGCTTTCCGTACTCCGTGAGTCAGAGTCGTCCGTGGCCTCGCAGTCGCCGTCACAGTCGGCGGTTCAGGTGGATCAGCCGACGGCCGTGTTCAAGACGCTGGCTCCCCGGACGTCGGAGGACGACGTGCCGAAGCCGGAGGCGTCCCCGAAGTCGGCCGCGTCCCCGTCCGCGTCCCCGTCCCCGTCCGCGTCCTCGGACGAGCCCGAGAGCGCGCGTCTGAAGGCGGCTGTGGCGGCGTGGGTCGCCTCGGCGGACGACGAGGACTCCGAGAGCGAGTCCGAGCCCGCGAGTGCCCCTGAGCCCGAGGACGCCGTCGAGACCGACGCACCGGCCGACGAGGACGCCGACGAGGAGTCGGCGGACGAGGCGGACGAGGAGCCCGGCGACGAGCCCGCCGACGAGCAGGTCGACGCGTCCGTCGACGCGTCCGTCGAGGGCAAGGCGCCCGTCGAGTCCTGGTTCGCGGCGCGGAAGCCCAGCGAGGCGGAGAAGTCCGCGGCCGACGACGAGCCGACCTCCGACGAGCCGACCTCGACCTCCGACGAGCCGGCCGACGACGAGCCGGCCGACGACGAGCCGGTCGATCAGCCGACCGCCATGTTCAAGATCGTCCGTCCGCCCGTGGCGCCCGCCGTGGACCAGCCGACGACCGCGCTGAAGCTCCCGCCCGGTCTGCGCGAGGATTCCGACAGCGAGCGCACGAGCACCTTCGTGCCGCTGCGTGCGGACATCCCCGCCGAGCGGAAGGCGGAGGCGGCCCAGGAGGCCCCGAAGCCGCCGAAGGCGCAGGAGGCCCCCAAGGCGCCCGTGCCCGCCCCCAAGGCCGCGGCCGGGGCCCCGAAGGCCCCCGCGGCCGCGGAGCCCGCCCCCGCCCCCGTACCGCCGGCGTCTCTCGTCGAGGCGGAGCGGACCCGGCAGCAGCCGCTTCCGCCGCTGCCTCCGCTGGACCTGCTCGCGGAGCTGACGAACACCCCGCCGCCGAAGCCGAACGCCCTGCGGACGACCGCGCGCCGGGTGCGGATCTGGACGCCGCTGGTCGTGCTCCTGCTGATCGTCTTTGCGATCGTGCAGATGGTCCGGCCGCTGCCCGCGCCCGCCCTGACCCTCTCCGCCTCGCCGACCTTCACCTTCGGCGGCGGCGAGCTGAAGCTGCCGTGGCCCACCGAGGGCCAGGGCGCCGTCGAGGTCGAGGGCGTCGGCTCCATGGGGCTGTACGGCCCGCAGAAGCCGGCCCCGATCGCGAGTGTCACGAAGACGATGACGGCGTACGTGATCCTCCGCGACCACCCGCTCAAGGGGAGCCAGAAGGGCCCCGAGATCGAGATCGACCAGAAGGCCGCCGACCAGGGCAAGGCCGAGCACGAGTCGACGGCGGCGGTCCAGGTGGGCCAGACCTACACGGAGAAGGAGCTCCTGGAGCTCCTCATGATCCCGTCCGCGAACAACGTGGCCCGGCTGTTGGCCCGGTGGGACGCCGGTTCGGAGGCCGCGTTCGTCGAGAAGATGAACGCCGCCGCGAAGGACCTGGGCATGACCCAGTCCACGTACACCGACCCGTCCGGTCTGCTCGACAGCACCGTGTCGACCCCGCAGGACCAGCTGAAGCTGGCGAAGGCGGTCATGCAGTACGACGTGTTCCGCGAGATCGTGAACATGCCGAACGTGACGGTCGACGGCATCCCCGGCCGGATCGAGAACAACAACAACATCCTGCTCGAGCCGGGCGTGAGCGGCATCAAGACCGGCTCCTCCACCCCGGCGGGCGGCAATCTGCTCTGGTCGGCGAACACCGTCGTGGACGGGCAGACCCGCCGCATCCTCGGCATCGTGATGGGCGCGAAGGACGCGGACCAGCTCGGCGAGAAGCTCCAGCTCGCCATCGACAACAGCCTGAAGATCATCCAGCAGGCCCAGAAGGACGTCACCTCGGCCGCCGTGGTCCGCAAGGGCCAGGTCCTCGGCTACATCGACGACGGGCTCGGCGGCCGGACCCCGGTCGTGGCGACCAAGGAGCTCAAGGCGATCGGCTGGCCGGGCCTCCAGGTGAAGCTGGCGCTGACGGACGGCGGCAAGGCCGTCCCGCGCTCGGGCAAGGCGGGCGACGTCGTCGGCCAGGTGTCCATCGGTACGGGCGTGGGCAAGGTCAGCGCCCCCGTCGCCCTCCAGGCGGACCTGGTGGAGCCGGGCTTCGACAAGAAGCTCACGCGCGTGGGCTGA
- a CDS encoding helix-turn-helix domain-containing protein, with protein MASNVNPTVRRRRLGQELRKLREAKNMTAEQVAERLLVSQSKISRLENGRRSISQRDVRDLCGVYEVEDERMVDSLMQMAKDSRQQGWWHAFGDIPYSVYIGLETDAESLRMYEPQIIPGLLQTHAYAEAVICGALPESTPAEIDKRVTVRTRRQERIRDEERPLRLWAVIDEGALHRIVGSRQVMVQQLEHLIEQSHLPHVTVQVIPFEMGAHPGISGQYSILEFPDTSDSSVVYIEGVTSDLYLEKAQDVGKYSVMYEHLRAQALNVDQTREFIAKMAKKHAQG; from the coding sequence GTGGCGTCCAACGTCAACCCCACTGTCAGGCGGCGCCGATTGGGCCAGGAGCTGCGCAAGCTCCGGGAAGCGAAGAACATGACGGCCGAGCAGGTCGCCGAGCGCCTTCTCGTCTCCCAGTCCAAGATCAGCCGCCTCGAGAACGGCCGCCGCTCCATCAGTCAGCGCGATGTGCGCGACCTCTGCGGGGTGTACGAGGTCGAGGACGAGCGCATGGTCGACTCGCTCATGCAAATGGCGAAGGACTCGCGCCAGCAGGGCTGGTGGCACGCCTTCGGCGACATCCCGTACAGCGTCTACATCGGCCTGGAGACGGACGCGGAGAGCCTGCGGATGTACGAGCCGCAGATCATTCCCGGCCTGCTCCAGACCCACGCGTACGCGGAGGCCGTGATCTGCGGCGCACTGCCGGAGTCCACGCCGGCGGAGATCGACAAGCGCGTCACGGTCCGTACCCGCCGCCAGGAGCGCATCCGGGACGAGGAGCGTCCGCTGCGCCTGTGGGCGGTCATCGACGAGGGCGCCCTGCACCGGATCGTCGGCAGCAGGCAGGTGATGGTGCAGCAGCTGGAGCACCTCATCGAGCAGTCGCACCTGCCGCACGTCACCGTGCAGGTGATCCCCTTCGAGATGGGCGCGCACCCGGGGATCAGCGGCCAGTACTCGATCCTGGAGTTCCCGGACACGTCCGACTCCAGCGTCGTCTACATCGAGGGCGTGACCAGCGACCTGTACCTGGAGAAGGCGCAGGACGTCGGCAAGTACAGCGTCATGTACGAGCACCTCAGGGCGCAGGCGCTGAACGTCGACCAGACGCGTGAGTTCATCGCGAAGATGGCCAAGAAGCACGCCCAGGGCTGA
- a CDS encoding GOLPH3/VPS74 family protein produces MGRSRRTIPEELLLLALDPTTGTTAQPQSLDLGLAGAQLVELALAGRIAPDGDRIAVVMPRPTGDPTLDSALELLRRRGSPVRAVHWIGGPRLGLRQTYLSHLERCGMVHAVEGQMCGVLPTTRYQATETAISREIRSRLDNAIRTGVPPDPRTAALAALAHAVGLGKHLYPGNEGRSSRSRLRDLIRHDPMGGLVAHAVMDVQNGAAAQPRRAPAAGVPAQPRGTMARAAAH; encoded by the coding sequence ATGGGCAGGAGCCGCAGAACTATTCCGGAGGAGCTTCTGCTGCTCGCTCTGGACCCGACCACGGGTACCACAGCGCAGCCGCAGTCGCTCGACCTCGGCCTGGCCGGAGCACAGCTAGTGGAGCTGGCTCTGGCAGGACGGATAGCCCCAGACGGGGATCGTATCGCCGTGGTGATGCCACGGCCGACCGGAGATCCGACCTTGGACTCCGCACTGGAGCTGCTGCGCAGGCGTGGCAGCCCGGTTCGGGCCGTCCATTGGATCGGCGGACCCCGACTGGGGCTCCGTCAGACGTATCTCTCGCATCTGGAGCGATGCGGCATGGTGCATGCCGTGGAGGGCCAGATGTGCGGGGTGTTGCCGACGACTCGCTACCAGGCGACGGAGACGGCGATCAGCAGGGAGATCCGCTCCCGGCTGGACAATGCGATCCGCACCGGCGTACCGCCGGACCCGCGGACCGCGGCGCTTGCCGCACTGGCCCACGCGGTCGGTCTCGGCAAGCACCTGTACCCCGGCAACGAAGGACGGTCGTCGCGGTCCCGGCTGCGCGATCTGATCCGGCACGACCCGATGGGCGGCCTCGTGGCACACGCCGTGATGGACGTCCAGAACGGTGCGGCGGCACAGCCGCGCCGTGCGCCCGCCGCGGGCGTACCGGCGCAGCCACGCGGCACCATGGCCCGCGCGGCGGCTCACTGA
- a CDS encoding MFS transporter: protein MAATAVAAVTHILWFFFFANSGGDLAAQDAWAEFVGRHPDSAYNLAWYGGMHPVSYSVVSPYLMSLLGVRSTMMVAGTLSAALTALILVRVPAVRNPMACSLAGVFAFLCNAMSGRVTFGLGMMFALGAVAAVFCWPHRWRRKRWAKAAVAAPLAGLATACSPVAGLFLGVAAAALFLNKRRPGAYALGLAPVVVVALSSWLFPFSGTQPMAFGSTALPLLFGILVFVLVPGDWRTVRTAAAVYTVGTLLTWLIDSQIGSNISRLPMLFAGVVLLAALPYTAPRSRRWYALVLAFAGLNFWIGFKGVDDVIRTAPDASWARELAPLVNQLQVRDAGKARVEVVPASSHRESSALSPYINLARGWNRQADMERNPLFYDDTLNAVNYEDWLHRWAVHYVVLPTGAPDSGAEQEAELVGEGLPYLKQVWSDENWRLYAVENPTPLASPPAHVLSAEENEVVIRVGSPGRVQIRVPYSPWLALIDENGAKVEAPEETEASKLAREESETELPKVFANEEGCLFKAEADAEGDEWTELVAPKAGVYRLGAPYELSRGTPCPEELR, encoded by the coding sequence ATGGCGGCCACCGCGGTCGCGGCCGTCACCCACATCCTCTGGTTCTTCTTCTTCGCGAACAGCGGCGGGGACCTGGCCGCGCAGGACGCGTGGGCCGAGTTCGTCGGACGGCACCCGGACTCCGCGTACAACCTCGCCTGGTACGGCGGGATGCACCCGGTCTCGTACAGCGTCGTCTCGCCGTACCTGATGTCGCTGCTCGGCGTGCGCAGCACGATGATGGTCGCCGGGACGCTGTCGGCCGCGCTGACCGCGCTGATCCTGGTGCGGGTGCCCGCGGTCCGCAATCCGATGGCCTGCTCGCTCGCGGGCGTCTTCGCCTTCCTCTGCAACGCCATGTCGGGGCGGGTCACCTTCGGCCTCGGCATGATGTTCGCGCTCGGCGCGGTCGCCGCCGTCTTCTGCTGGCCGCACCGCTGGCGCCGCAAGCGCTGGGCCAAGGCCGCGGTCGCCGCCCCGCTCGCCGGTCTTGCGACCGCGTGCAGCCCGGTCGCCGGGCTGTTCCTCGGGGTCGCGGCGGCGGCGCTCTTCCTCAACAAGCGGCGCCCGGGCGCGTACGCCCTCGGCCTCGCCCCGGTCGTGGTGGTCGCGCTCTCCTCCTGGCTCTTCCCCTTCTCCGGTACGCAGCCGATGGCGTTCGGTTCGACGGCGCTGCCCCTCCTCTTCGGGATCCTGGTCTTCGTCCTGGTCCCGGGGGACTGGCGGACGGTCCGCACCGCCGCGGCCGTCTACACGGTCGGCACGCTCCTGACCTGGCTGATCGACTCGCAGATCGGCTCGAACATCTCGCGGCTCCCGATGCTCTTCGCGGGCGTCGTGCTGCTCGCGGCCCTGCCGTACACGGCGCCGCGCTCGCGCCGCTGGTACGCGCTGGTGCTCGCCTTCGCCGGGCTGAACTTCTGGATCGGCTTCAAGGGCGTCGACGACGTCATCCGCACCGCGCCGGACGCCTCCTGGGCGCGCGAGCTCGCCCCGCTGGTCAACCAGCTCCAGGTACGGGACGCGGGCAAGGCGCGGGTCGAGGTCGTGCCGGCCTCCAGCCACCGCGAGTCCTCCGCGCTCAGCCCGTACATCAACCTGGCGAGGGGCTGGAACCGCCAGGCCGACATGGAGCGCAACCCGCTCTTCTACGACGACACCCTGAACGCCGTGAACTACGAGGACTGGCTCCACCGCTGGGCCGTCCACTACGTGGTCCTGCCCACCGGCGCCCCCGACTCGGGCGCGGAGCAGGAGGCGGAACTGGTCGGCGAGGGCCTGCCGTACCTGAAGCAGGTCTGGTCGGACGAGAACTGGCGGCTGTACGCGGTCGAGAACCCGACGCCGCTCGCGTCCCCGCCCGCGCATGTGCTGAGCGCGGAGGAGAACGAGGTCGTGATCCGGGTGGGCAGCCCCGGCCGGGTCCAGATCCGCGTCCCGTACTCGCCGTGGCTCGCGCTCATCGACGAGAACGGCGCCAAGGTCGAGGCGCCGGAGGAGACCGAGGCCTCGAAGCTGGCCCGCGAGGAGTCGGAGACGGAGCTCCCGAAGGTCTTCGCCAACGAGGAGGGCTGTCTGTTCAAGGCGGAGGCGGACGCGGAGGGCGACGAGTGGACCGAACTGGTCGCCCCGAAGGCGGGCGTCTACCGCCTGGGTGCCCCGTACGAACTGTCCCGGGGCACGCCCTGCCCGGAGGAACTCCGCTAG
- a CDS encoding GOLPH3/VPS74 family protein: protein MVLIAFGEGSGRLPVRQSLAPVVRGALLVELLDGGALVDEAGTVRVAGEAPRDAVLREVWQRIGTEPGRTWLYWVRKDGRASVHDVLRGLEKDGLVERSTGRVFGVFPLNRAALTPAGLAAAAEMRAAVVAVVEEPAAPRAPGGVALLAGIAYAGGQLGAVLGADRRRLFKERLTVLFDGAAPVSPAVRRVVQDLQGAAVG from the coding sequence ATGGTCCTGATCGCTTTCGGTGAGGGGAGTGGCAGGCTTCCCGTGCGGCAGTCGTTGGCGCCGGTCGTGCGGGGTGCGCTGCTTGTCGAGCTGCTCGACGGCGGTGCTCTGGTGGACGAGGCGGGCACCGTCCGAGTCGCCGGTGAGGCTCCGCGGGACGCCGTGCTGCGGGAGGTCTGGCAGCGGATCGGGACCGAGCCCGGCAGGACGTGGCTGTACTGGGTCCGCAAGGACGGGCGGGCGTCCGTCCATGACGTGCTGCGGGGGCTGGAGAAGGACGGGCTGGTCGAGCGGAGTACCGGCCGGGTCTTCGGTGTCTTCCCGCTGAACCGGGCCGCGCTCACCCCGGCGGGTCTCGCCGCCGCCGCGGAGATGCGGGCCGCCGTGGTCGCCGTGGTCGAGGAGCCGGCCGCCCCCCGCGCCCCCGGTGGGGTCGCCTTGTTGGCCGGGATCGCTTATGCCGGCGGGCAGTTGGGTGCCGTCCTGGGCGCTGATCGGCGTCGGCTGTTCAAGGAGCGGCTGACGGTGTTGTTCGACGGCGCCGCCCCTGTGTCCCCGGCGGTGCGGCGGGTCGTCCAGGATCTTCAGGGTGCGGCCGTGGGTTGA
- a CDS encoding class I adenylate-forming enzyme family protein, with protein sequence MVVSGGVERLTVDGAPFAVEDGVYVSGPRTLREFVETVWAYGDRVFLVSEAGRTTYREFFDAACGLARRFVGEYGLRPGDRAVVAMRNLPEWQVAFWAAQLAGLVAVPLNAWWTEDEFTYALDDCAPAVLLVDGERVERVRAWARENRVPGIVFQGEAEEGFVAYVADLDPSLGPPAVDVLPEHDATVIYTSGTTGRPKGAVATHLAQAGAAMNPRYFAAAAALARGEVPGTGPAPVSLTTFPFFHVAAFTSFYAVMAAGGTLVMMRKWDAGLALELIREHGVTHYAGVPTTALQLLEAARTEKDGLESLVLLSTGGAAAPPGIVAGITAAYGERVEPRNGYGLTETCGGVLSNVGAEYRAHPGSVGRPSPATEVRIDRPDEDGVGELWLRGQSLVRGYWGNEAASRAAFADGGWFKTGDLARVDDDGRVSVVDRLTDMVIRGGENVYCVEVEGVLHEHPDVLDAAVLGVPHPVLGEEVVAVVRLRDGAAADTAAERLRAHVGARLAAFKVPARVLVREEELPRNPTGKLLKRELKDAFSDE encoded by the coding sequence GTGGTGGTGTCGGGTGGGGTGGAGCGGCTGACCGTCGACGGGGCGCCCTTCGCCGTCGAGGACGGCGTGTACGTCTCGGGACCGCGGACTCTGCGGGAGTTCGTGGAGACCGTCTGGGCCTACGGGGACCGGGTGTTCCTCGTGTCCGAGGCCGGGCGGACGACCTATCGGGAGTTCTTCGACGCCGCCTGCGGGCTCGCCCGGCGGTTCGTCGGGGAGTACGGGCTGCGTCCCGGGGACCGGGCCGTCGTCGCCATGCGGAACCTTCCCGAGTGGCAGGTCGCCTTCTGGGCCGCCCAGCTCGCCGGGCTCGTCGCCGTACCCCTCAACGCCTGGTGGACCGAGGACGAGTTCACGTACGCGCTGGACGACTGTGCGCCCGCGGTGTTGCTCGTCGACGGTGAGCGGGTCGAGCGTGTGCGGGCCTGGGCGCGGGAGAACCGCGTGCCCGGGATCGTTTTCCAGGGGGAGGCGGAGGAGGGGTTCGTCGCGTACGTCGCCGACCTCGACCCCTCCCTCGGGCCGCCGGCCGTCGACGTCCTGCCCGAGCACGACGCCACCGTCATCTACACCTCCGGCACCACCGGCCGGCCCAAGGGCGCCGTCGCCACGCACCTCGCGCAGGCCGGGGCCGCCATGAATCCCCGGTACTTCGCCGCCGCTGCCGCCCTCGCCCGGGGAGAGGTGCCCGGGACCGGGCCCGCGCCCGTCTCGCTGACGACGTTTCCCTTCTTCCACGTCGCCGCGTTCACGTCGTTCTATGCCGTCATGGCCGCCGGCGGGACGCTGGTGATGATGCGGAAGTGGGACGCTGGGCTTGCGCTTGAGCTGATCCGGGAGCATGGCGTCACCCACTACGCCGGGGTGCCCACCACCGCCCTCCAGCTCCTTGAGGCCGCCCGGACCGAGAAGGACGGGCTGGAGAGCCTCGTGCTGCTGAGTACCGGCGGCGCCGCCGCCCCGCCCGGGATCGTCGCCGGGATCACCGCCGCGTACGGCGAGCGCGTCGAGCCCCGCAACGGCTACGGGCTGACCGAGACCTGCGGCGGCGTCCTGTCGAACGTCGGGGCCGAGTACCGCGCCCATCCCGGGAGCGTCGGCCGTCCCTCGCCCGCCACCGAGGTGCGAATCGACCGGCCCGACGAGGACGGTGTGGGGGAGCTGTGGCTGCGGGGGCAGTCGCTTGTCCGTGGGTACTGGGGGAACGAGGCCGCGAGCCGGGCCGCGTTCGCCGACGGTGGGTGGTTCAAGACCGGTGACCTCGCCCGCGTCGACGACGACGGGCGCGTCAGCGTCGTCGACCGGCTCACGGACATGGTGATCCGCGGCGGCGAGAACGTGTACTGCGTCGAGGTCGAGGGCGTGCTCCACGAGCACCCGGACGTCCTCGACGCCGCCGTTCTCGGCGTTCCGCATCCCGTGCTCGGCGAGGAGGTCGTGGCCGTCGTGCGACTGCGGGACGGGGCGGCCGCCGACACCGCCGCCGAGCGGCTGCGGGCGCACGTCGGCGCGCGCCTCGCCGCCTTCAAGGTGCCCGCCCGGGTCCTCGTACGCGAGGAGGAGCTGCCGCGGAATCCGACCGGGAAGCTGCTCAAGCGGGAGCTGAAGGACGCTTTCAGCGACGAGTGA